In the Pseudoalteromonas ulvae UL12 genome, one interval contains:
- a CDS encoding lipopolysaccharide biosynthesis protein: MNHDKSHTDDTVRGLSWNSLRVLFQTFSSIFVIALLARFLPPADFGLMALAVFVIGFGDLLGTLGMGPAIVQRKELSNQDVSVAQTLSVLIGSIVTVCVCISAHFVALYFEQPMLENMIYILATTLWLSAFGAVYRGLLIRRLDFKSIFLVDFSGYVFGYVLVTITCIFYELGVMSLVYGALAQSILMTCLLIIANRQLLGFSFDVSIAKKLMYFGTGQSLNGAVNYLAANIDTLFIGKFLGPTSLGLYSRASQLMTLPITKLATSISSVMFSSYAQIQTNKPLLKRNYLAVVELTALVIFPILAGFFIGAHWLIVGLFGDNWQDIVVTFQILCIAGLFKTVFNLAGSIIQALGLVYNELLRQCIYLVVLLLGCLFVVSFGVEAVAWVVVLASFYLYVSLNQLVLKLIECDWRLFFQAQKPGFILGLIIIAFGVIFNVLIERFFSAPAELLLTLFIIQCAIVYVGAILWLPSSLIGSMPSQVLQRFSHRLPLSMFNFIAKYSVHSLLRDKV; this comes from the coding sequence ATGAACCATGATAAGTCTCACACAGATGATACGGTGAGAGGTCTGAGCTGGAATAGCCTTCGGGTGTTGTTCCAAACCTTTTCATCGATATTTGTGATTGCGTTGTTAGCTCGGTTTTTACCGCCTGCAGATTTTGGTTTAATGGCGTTGGCAGTGTTTGTTATCGGTTTTGGGGATTTACTGGGTACCCTTGGTATGGGGCCTGCCATTGTTCAGCGTAAAGAGCTATCAAATCAAGATGTTTCGGTCGCGCAAACTCTGTCAGTATTGATTGGCAGTATCGTGACCGTATGTGTATGTATCAGTGCGCATTTCGTCGCGCTTTATTTTGAGCAACCTATGCTCGAAAATATGATTTATATCTTAGCGACTACATTATGGCTTAGTGCGTTTGGCGCGGTGTATCGAGGATTATTAATCAGGCGTTTAGATTTTAAATCGATTTTTCTCGTTGATTTTTCGGGGTATGTATTTGGTTATGTGTTGGTAACTATTACGTGTATTTTCTATGAATTAGGGGTGATGTCTTTAGTTTATGGGGCACTTGCCCAAAGCATATTAATGACCTGTTTGTTGATTATTGCAAATCGACAGTTACTTGGTTTTAGTTTCGATGTGAGCATAGCCAAAAAACTCATGTACTTTGGTACTGGGCAAAGTTTAAATGGTGCTGTCAATTATTTAGCCGCAAATATTGATACCTTATTTATAGGGAAGTTTCTTGGTCCAACGTCACTGGGTTTATATAGTCGGGCCAGTCAATTGATGACACTGCCGATTACGAAATTAGCGACTTCAATTTCGAGTGTGATGTTTTCTTCTTATGCGCAGATCCAAACGAATAAGCCGCTGCTAAAACGAAATTACTTAGCTGTTGTTGAGTTAACGGCGTTGGTTATATTTCCGATTTTAGCGGGCTTTTTTATAGGCGCACATTGGTTAATCGTTGGATTGTTTGGTGACAATTGGCAAGATATTGTTGTTACTTTTCAAATCTTATGTATTGCAGGATTATTTAAAACGGTTTTTAATCTGGCAGGTTCGATTATTCAGGCTTTAGGCTTGGTTTATAATGAGTTGTTGCGACAATGTATTTATTTAGTTGTGCTGCTTTTGGGCTGTTTATTTGTTGTCTCTTTTGGTGTGGAAGCCGTGGCTTGGGTTGTTGTGCTCGCTTCATTCTATTTGTACGTGTCCCTTAATCAATTGGTACTAAAGCTAATTGAATGTGATTGGCGTTTATTTTTTCAAGCACAAAAACCAGGGTTTATTTTAGGCTTAATTATTATTGCTTTTGGTGTGATATTTAATGTCTTGATAGAGCGTTTTTTTAGCGCGCCTGCTGAGCTCTTATTAACCTTGTTTATTATTCAGTGTGCAATTGTATATGTTGGCGCTATATTATGGCTGCCTTCATCACTTATCGGTTCTATGCCAAGCCAAGTATTACAGCGTTTTAGCCATCGCTTACCTTTATCTATGTTTAATTTTATAGCTAAGTATAGTGTTCATAGCCTTTTGAGAGATAAAGTATGA
- a CDS encoding O-antigen ligase family protein codes for MLNWPKFRLDLLLVILFSSLVGAFFVLSMSNVSARWTLVILGLTIGATSLLFITVFSNKLKLTLLIGVFLSLPIFFDINFFYQDYAPFYVSANGLTITLFDIFFFPLFFMWLSNRYKIGAEHLKTPKVFIWFFILLFFFNLLSSLISPFPFFSISALFWILKAFIIFMYFMNNYKDEETLTVLGRIFGLILLMQGVIVLEQKFVGAIFTQDLIGKQIAIVSLIGNQEVERVAGSLSHPNNLAMFLNLFIPVVVFILLREKKAHWRAFFGLSLFLAILAELWTSSRGGWIALACSMTLAISLLMHKRGVNIIKIVLSIVLVSITAATILLGTSETFRTRVFGEDYGTADLRIPLMQIAENMIVDNPVLGVGLNVYAARMQDYDNTNEYVSKYYPYPVHNTYLLMAAESGLPSLIIFLSLLGFILYRALQAFYKQSGINEAVLLGLLTGIITWLIHNLVNLDDAYMNNAIWVILGMVVGLTAKSAHVPPNQSEVLK; via the coding sequence ATGCTGAATTGGCCTAAGTTTCGATTAGATCTATTACTTGTCATTTTGTTCAGCTCACTTGTTGGTGCTTTTTTTGTATTATCCATGAGTAATGTGTCTGCGCGATGGACCTTGGTTATTTTGGGGTTAACAATCGGCGCGACATCGCTTTTATTTATCACTGTTTTTTCAAATAAACTTAAACTGACCTTACTCATCGGAGTATTTTTAAGTCTTCCTATTTTCTTTGATATCAACTTTTTTTATCAGGATTATGCTCCGTTTTATGTATCAGCAAACGGTTTAACTATCACGTTATTTGATATTTTTTTCTTCCCACTTTTTTTTATGTGGTTATCTAATCGCTATAAAATAGGTGCAGAACATTTAAAAACCCCTAAAGTGTTTATTTGGTTTTTCATTTTACTGTTTTTCTTCAATTTATTGTCCTCGCTGATTTCACCTTTCCCATTTTTTAGTATTAGCGCGCTTTTTTGGATTCTTAAAGCGTTTATCATTTTCATGTACTTTATGAATAATTATAAAGATGAAGAAACACTCACCGTGCTGGGGCGAATTTTTGGCCTTATTTTGTTAATGCAAGGAGTGATCGTATTAGAGCAAAAGTTTGTGGGGGCCATTTTCACCCAAGATTTAATTGGTAAACAAATCGCGATCGTTTCATTGATTGGTAATCAAGAAGTCGAACGGGTGGCAGGCTCTTTATCACATCCGAATAACTTGGCGATGTTTTTAAATCTGTTTATTCCCGTTGTTGTTTTTATATTGTTGCGAGAGAAAAAAGCCCATTGGCGAGCCTTTTTTGGTCTTAGTTTATTCTTAGCAATTTTGGCGGAATTGTGGACGTCTTCGCGAGGAGGATGGATTGCCTTAGCTTGCTCGATGACATTAGCGATTTCTCTTTTAATGCATAAACGAGGAGTCAATATTATTAAAATCGTTTTGAGTATTGTTTTAGTGTCGATCACTGCGGCGACGATTTTACTCGGAACGTCAGAAACATTCCGAACCCGGGTGTTTGGTGAAGATTATGGTACCGCAGATTTACGTATCCCCTTGATGCAAATTGCAGAAAATATGATAGTTGATAATCCTGTGCTCGGGGTGGGCTTAAATGTGTATGCGGCACGTATGCAAGATTACGATAATACCAATGAATATGTCTCTAAATATTACCCATATCCCGTTCATAATACTTACCTGCTGATGGCTGCAGAATCAGGGCTGCCTTCATTGATAATTTTCTTATCACTTTTAGGATTTATTTTGTACCGCGCTTTACAGGCATTTTATAAACAAAGTGGTATAAATGAAGCGGTTTTACTTGGCTTGTTAACGGGTATCATAACTTGGCTTATTCATAACTTGGTGAATCTCGATGATGCTTACATGAATAACGCCATTTGGGTGATATTAGGCATGGTTGTTGGCCTGACTGCAAAAAGCGCCCATGTCCCCCCTAATCAAAGTGAAGTACTCAAATGA
- a CDS encoding OmpA family protein: MINLLKNVTLLTLLLLAGCSNVDDANHHHSHHYEPEGLYQEDYSSFYYYLYEGYLGLAKQEDNENDVDDFELFSDKAQRVKDGRIVDPQHLNMRRIPEKHVQELREARQRLLTAFYQGSKEKQPKESAYAQVMFDCWMQEQEENFQQHDIDVCKSQFYDALALLSPAPLNPAPEVIAKNAPEQPCACDKQPVLPPEPKKAPVNPPVFIIYFDFDKDNLTSKAIATINEIKQANETWQPSRIILSGHTDLAGLNTYNEGLSNRRVENVKNGLILTGIDASKIEFNWLGERHPAIKTPDGKRKAENRRVEVHLEL, translated from the coding sequence ATGATAAATTTACTCAAAAACGTTACCTTATTGACTCTGCTTCTCTTAGCAGGCTGTTCAAATGTCGACGATGCAAATCACCATCACTCTCATCACTATGAACCAGAAGGGCTTTACCAAGAAGATTACTCAAGTTTTTATTACTACTTATATGAAGGTTACTTGGGTTTAGCAAAGCAAGAAGACAATGAAAATGATGTTGATGATTTTGAGTTATTTTCCGATAAAGCACAGCGCGTAAAAGACGGTCGAATTGTTGATCCTCAGCATCTCAATATGCGCAGAATTCCCGAAAAACATGTCCAAGAGCTTCGAGAAGCCAGACAACGGCTCCTAACTGCCTTTTATCAAGGAAGCAAAGAAAAACAGCCAAAAGAATCAGCTTATGCTCAAGTGATGTTTGATTGTTGGATGCAAGAACAAGAAGAAAATTTTCAACAACATGATATCGATGTATGTAAAAGCCAGTTTTATGATGCATTAGCGTTACTCTCACCTGCACCACTTAATCCTGCTCCTGAAGTTATTGCTAAAAATGCTCCAGAGCAACCCTGCGCATGTGATAAACAACCTGTTTTACCTCCTGAGCCAAAGAAAGCCCCAGTTAATCCACCGGTATTTATTATCTATTTTGATTTTGACAAGGATAATTTAACCTCTAAAGCCATCGCTACAATTAATGAAATTAAACAAGCAAATGAAACGTGGCAGCCGAGTCGAATTATTTTGTCAGGCCACACTGATTTAGCTGGCTTAAATACTTATAACGAAGGCCTTTCTAATCGTCGGGTAGAGAATGTTAAAAATGGCTTAATCCTCACCGGTATCGACGCTAGCAAAATTGAATTTAACTGGCTAGGCGAGCGCCACCCTGCCATTAAAACACCTGATGGTAAGCGCAAAGCCGAAAATAGGCGGGTAGAAGTTCACCTTGAACTATAG
- a CDS encoding WecB/TagA/CpsF family glycosyltransferase, with protein sequence MLLKPFETQSLLSINYHVINQSELFEVISNQIEHDEPINIYNLNIHAMNLTYSDPDFKQVLNSGDLVFVDGMGVKIGAKLLGLEVGQRMTPMDWLDDLFELCSQNNWSIFLLGDEQEQGHAFEEELKKRHPHCALAGFHHGFFSRTGEENQQVIDLINRSHASIILVGMSMPIQEKWIAENAHLLNASVKIATGAFHRVYTGNIARGPKWMTDNGLEWLYRLFVEPKKTWRRYVLGNPLFLYRILKAKLFGVSA encoded by the coding sequence ATGCTGCTTAAGCCCTTCGAAACCCAGTCGCTTTTATCGATTAATTACCACGTTATCAATCAATCAGAGCTCTTTGAGGTTATTTCAAATCAGATCGAACATGATGAGCCGATCAATATTTATAACCTCAATATCCACGCTATGAATCTAACCTACAGTGATCCTGATTTTAAGCAGGTTTTAAACTCGGGGGATTTGGTGTTTGTCGATGGGATGGGCGTTAAGATTGGCGCTAAGTTGTTAGGACTCGAAGTTGGCCAGCGTATGACGCCAATGGATTGGCTCGATGATTTATTTGAACTCTGTAGCCAAAATAATTGGTCTATTTTTTTACTCGGTGATGAACAAGAGCAAGGGCATGCTTTTGAGGAGGAGCTAAAAAAACGCCATCCACACTGTGCGTTAGCGGGCTTTCACCATGGATTTTTTTCGCGAACAGGTGAAGAGAACCAGCAAGTGATTGATTTAATTAATCGCTCACATGCTTCGATCATATTAGTTGGCATGAGTATGCCAATTCAGGAGAAGTGGATTGCCGAGAATGCACACTTATTGAATGCATCGGTTAAAATCGCCACGGGTGCGTTTCATCGCGTCTACACTGGCAATATTGCCAGAGGGCCAAAGTGGATGACTGATAACGGTTTAGAGTGGTTGTATCGGCTGTTTGTCGAGCCCAAAAAGACTTGGCGAAGGTATGTATTAGGCAACCCGCTGTTTTTGTATCGGATCTTAAAGGCGAAACTTTTCGGGGTATCTGCTTAG
- a CDS encoding P-loop NTPase family protein, which yields MANVFDTVNKLYPQLGKLDNKSAQPEVRLSERVFEPLKTPIITESSEPEQSEEKTKTVLQNDDLKPIENTQWIRSLNRVTSGLISSASDESQTLMFVGVNNKVGSTTIGYYATRLLSSYDIEQACLFLSIKLTKKKTSADFSKVMNKEVSAEQFIQGLTYYSFTHLTFHINEKEIQSSGVLNTIANLLLIVKNNYRWIVFDMPPLSRVPSFLSLFHLSDGVILVTKSGETRLPALNALISDLEDCGATILGAILNFRTFPIPKFLMKFI from the coding sequence ATGGCTAACGTATTCGACACTGTGAACAAACTGTATCCTCAGCTTGGCAAGCTCGATAATAAATCAGCGCAACCTGAGGTGCGCCTTTCTGAACGGGTCTTTGAGCCTTTAAAAACACCTATTATCACTGAAAGCTCAGAACCAGAACAAAGTGAAGAAAAAACAAAGACCGTTTTGCAAAACGATGACCTCAAGCCAATTGAAAACACCCAATGGATCCGTTCTTTAAATCGTGTCACATCGGGACTAATTTCAAGTGCCAGCGATGAATCACAAACATTAATGTTTGTGGGGGTTAATAATAAAGTGGGTTCTACCACAATCGGCTATTACGCCACTCGGTTATTATCTTCTTACGATATCGAACAAGCCTGCTTATTTTTATCCATTAAACTGACCAAAAAGAAAACGTCTGCAGATTTTTCTAAAGTGATGAATAAAGAAGTGTCAGCAGAACAATTTATTCAGGGCCTGACTTACTATTCGTTTACGCACCTGACCTTTCATATAAATGAAAAAGAGATTCAGTCATCTGGCGTACTCAATACCATTGCTAATTTATTGCTCATAGTTAAAAACAATTACCGTTGGATTGTCTTTGATATGCCACCGCTAAGTCGTGTGCCGAGCTTTTTGTCTCTGTTCCATTTGTCAGATGGTGTTATTTTAGTCACTAAATCTGGTGAAACTAGGCTACCCGCATTGAATGCCTTGATTAGCGATTTAGAAGATTGTGGGGCGACAATTTTAGGTGCTATTTTGAATTTTAGGACATTCCCAATCCCTAAGTTCTTAATGAAATTTATATAG
- a CDS encoding polysaccharide biosynthesis/export family protein: MTLINAVGNRVYIMGAVNEPGYYQLQGPTTVTQAVAMAKGFRPNAVTSDTLLITRDERNNAVGRIIDIENIFDSGNLGKDTLLRQADIIYVPTSRLGRAAVLGETIRRMIPADLGLIYSLSESVNFIHSGD, translated from the coding sequence GTGACATTAATTAATGCGGTGGGTAATCGTGTTTATATTATGGGAGCGGTTAATGAGCCAGGTTATTATCAGCTTCAAGGTCCTACAACGGTGACGCAAGCCGTAGCAATGGCCAAAGGGTTTAGGCCAAATGCGGTCACATCTGATACCTTACTGATTACCCGTGATGAGCGAAATAACGCGGTTGGCAGAATTATTGATATTGAAAATATATTTGACTCGGGAAATTTAGGTAAAGACACGCTGTTGCGCCAAGCCGACATTATTTATGTCCCAACAAGCCGACTAGGGCGAGCTGCTGTTTTAGGCGAAACGATAAGACGGATGATACCAGCTGATTTAGGGCTGATTTATAGTCTTTCTGAGTCGGTCAACTTTATCCATAGTGGTGATTAA
- a CDS encoding GumC family protein has product MEPIASNKLQQKEQNQTIRDIVSIFFIKKTLFIVSFCAVVLTALAVVLLYPPIYEVNAKLVIKPQIETPVVFDKDVSRVNYENRVDSQMINTVIELLKSEPVMTNVVLAHDLASHDDELALQKAVFKLSGAFKAEPLSLSNIIQLKLRGGNPDEIVSQLNTIIDTYISYHINVNQTSKSSLDFFDKQTSTFQSRFKQLTNDLADESQRVNVANPQLQKENLLQLIRNLEYRKAEVAMDTSSLRERIVLISKTKKNIRGDDKWVGIPREILDSFPALIEMSKAIAQLIINKQRAMSDYLPDSKAVIDAESQYKNMHKQIHSQMRQIIDELDTKLQGRIAESKELDLKVAEAKAELGRLTASSINLERLQLEHNLAKNNYTLYSTKREEARINLEKDQALFANVSIATRPVKPLVPWFPQKTKIMLMAIVLAFFLAMGLCIAAYSLDQRVVMPNDIISKTNIRYLGSLDDMSA; this is encoded by the coding sequence ATGGAACCGATAGCATCAAATAAATTGCAGCAAAAAGAACAAAATCAAACAATAAGAGATATTGTTAGTATCTTCTTTATTAAAAAAACGCTGTTTATCGTCAGTTTTTGTGCTGTGGTGCTCACTGCACTTGCTGTTGTTTTGTTGTATCCACCAATTTACGAAGTCAATGCAAAATTAGTTATTAAACCGCAAATTGAAACACCGGTCGTATTTGATAAAGATGTTTCGCGAGTTAACTATGAAAACCGTGTTGACTCTCAAATGATTAATACTGTCATTGAGTTACTCAAATCTGAGCCTGTCATGACCAATGTGGTACTGGCACATGACTTGGCCAGCCATGATGATGAGTTGGCTCTGCAAAAAGCTGTGTTTAAGCTCTCTGGTGCCTTTAAAGCTGAGCCATTATCATTATCGAATATCATTCAACTGAAACTTCGTGGTGGTAACCCTGATGAAATTGTAAGTCAATTAAATACCATCATTGATACCTATATTTCTTATCACATCAATGTTAATCAGACATCTAAATCAAGTTTGGACTTTTTTGATAAGCAAACCAGCACCTTTCAATCCCGATTTAAGCAGTTAACCAATGACCTTGCAGATGAAAGTCAGCGTGTAAATGTGGCGAACCCGCAATTACAAAAAGAAAACTTGTTGCAGTTGATCCGAAACCTTGAATACCGAAAAGCCGAAGTTGCAATGGATACAAGCTCATTACGTGAGCGTATTGTTTTAATTTCAAAAACTAAAAAGAATATTCGTGGAGATGATAAGTGGGTGGGGATCCCAAGAGAAATTCTTGATAGCTTTCCTGCACTAATTGAAATGTCTAAAGCGATTGCTCAACTTATCATTAATAAACAACGAGCGATGAGTGATTATTTACCTGACTCTAAAGCGGTCATTGATGCTGAAAGTCAGTATAAAAATATGCATAAGCAAATCCACTCACAAATGAGACAAATTATTGATGAGCTAGATACAAAGCTGCAAGGGCGCATTGCTGAAAGTAAAGAATTAGATCTGAAAGTCGCCGAAGCTAAAGCTGAACTCGGGCGTTTAACAGCTTCATCGATCAACCTTGAGAGACTTCAGCTAGAGCATAATTTAGCTAAAAATAACTATACCCTTTACAGCACAAAGCGCGAAGAAGCTCGGATTAACTTAGAAAAAGATCAGGCTTTATTTGCTAACGTGTCAATTGCTACACGTCCGGTGAAACCGTTAGTGCCGTGGTTCCCGCAAAAAACCAAAATAATGCTGATGGCTATTGTGCTGGCGTTTTTCCTAGCTATGGGTCTGTGTATTGCTGCATATTCGTTAGATCAACGTGTGGTGATGCCTAACGATATTATTTCGAAAACCAATATTCGTTACCTTGGTTCTTTGGATGATATGTCAGCATGA
- a CDS encoding polysaccharide biosynthesis/export family protein yields MLAFLISCTSPHGPASIDNNRQIYDDKILYLSHDYMISAGDQIEVSYHIDVRKQDVYRIAVGDQIRVEFPHYPQFDRSLNVRPDGRVTVPHIGDIDAFGLTPMELAERITQKYEPILRNPNCTVALIRYGESIRELKEAIKTATRGQSRLALVQPDGRIAIPLLEPLRVAGMAVEDIQANINDEYQKISLVCSHP; encoded by the coding sequence ATGTTAGCTTTTTTAATTTCTTGTACTTCGCCTCATGGCCCCGCGAGTATTGATAATAATAGGCAAATATACGACGATAAAATTTTGTACCTAAGCCATGATTACATGATTTCTGCAGGTGATCAAATTGAGGTGTCTTATCATATTGATGTGAGAAAACAAGACGTGTATCGCATTGCTGTAGGTGATCAGATTCGAGTCGAGTTTCCTCATTACCCACAATTTGATCGCTCCCTTAATGTCAGACCAGATGGTCGTGTGACAGTCCCGCACATTGGTGATATTGATGCATTTGGTCTCACGCCGATGGAATTAGCTGAGCGTATTACGCAAAAGTACGAACCAATACTTCGTAACCCCAATTGCACTGTAGCGCTCATTCGCTATGGAGAAAGTATCCGTGAATTAAAAGAAGCAATTAAAACAGCCACCAGAGGACAAAGTCGTCTCGCATTGGTGCAGCCCGATGGTCGTATTGCAATCCCTCTGTTAGAGCCCTTGCGGGTCGCCGGCATGGCTGTGGAAGATATTCAAGCAAATATCAATGATGAGTATCAAAAAATTTCCCTGGTATGTTCACATCCGTGA
- a CDS encoding asparagine synthase-related protein, which produces MSDFLLGQHSSYPIENKAKNSFTSFAELYTHHDKVMSVSLSRNECDSIWAPIADPKTQTHMFILGRPSLENSQILNHVAQEKKQACLTKYLLDNWLSNQTDFHTYLNGYFAIIIVTQQQIHVFTDKLGVYPVFKSRHSPTLKLASHPDNLTAWLHDEEMTVTLNMQALAETLATGSSFSQASFYNEIDALKPATHYVFHLEQETYTESSQPYWSIEQQKLQQPQKKWSQDIAQAITNAMAKRTHQFSKKNALLLSGGADSRAILFAHPHPNQLCTITFCDAYNAEANTAKKLANIAQSSHQIWFRDYDHYGHAFTESIKTTGGLWSIKDAHYLSFKEKLVNNHWDTIFTGCYADYLLKGLGINKKHTQFLGKPIPLYVRAPMTSHFYQPHFTLNDNWQPQLNASLNQYYEFEQTTVDKLENKRISPLYKEADAMGRLYLMRCTAWESIFCDNEIIDLYCKMPADIKLNYRTFAEAVQSIVPEKAKKVINNNHGGRLDASEFGIKCRYLLRRFKSKVLRKLRPKTTSIATQASWPNFVSYIQHSAEFKHHWQSVSPQAQTLIKSMLAHDPWLKPLHEWNDDNNDLILRALTIGLWLDLTANTHQYLQN; this is translated from the coding sequence ATGAGTGACTTTTTATTAGGGCAACATTCTTCTTATCCTATTGAGAATAAAGCCAAAAACAGCTTTACGTCTTTTGCTGAGCTCTACACTCATCATGATAAAGTGATGAGTGTCAGCCTTTCAAGAAATGAATGCGACAGTATTTGGGCGCCCATAGCGGATCCAAAAACACAAACTCACATGTTTATATTAGGCCGGCCCAGCCTTGAAAATTCGCAAATATTGAATCATGTTGCTCAAGAAAAAAAACAAGCATGCCTCACTAAGTACCTACTGGATAATTGGCTAAGCAATCAAACCGATTTTCATACCTATTTAAATGGCTATTTCGCAATCATCATTGTCACCCAACAGCAGATCCATGTTTTCACTGATAAATTGGGCGTCTACCCTGTTTTTAAATCAAGACATTCGCCTACTTTAAAACTGGCTTCACACCCAGACAACTTAACGGCTTGGCTGCACGATGAAGAAATGACAGTGACCCTCAATATGCAGGCCCTCGCCGAAACACTGGCAACAGGCAGTAGTTTCAGCCAAGCTTCTTTTTATAACGAAATAGATGCATTAAAACCAGCGACTCACTACGTGTTTCATCTTGAACAAGAAACATATACCGAATCCAGTCAACCTTACTGGTCCATTGAACAACAAAAACTGCAGCAGCCTCAAAAAAAATGGTCGCAAGATATTGCGCAAGCTATTACCAATGCAATGGCCAAACGGACCCATCAGTTCAGTAAAAAAAATGCTTTGCTGTTAAGTGGTGGTGCGGACTCTCGTGCGATCTTATTTGCTCATCCCCATCCAAATCAGCTTTGCACTATTACTTTCTGTGATGCTTACAACGCTGAAGCGAATACCGCTAAAAAACTAGCAAATATTGCTCAATCTTCCCATCAGATTTGGTTTAGAGATTATGACCACTATGGTCACGCCTTTACAGAGTCCATTAAAACTACGGGCGGATTGTGGTCAATCAAAGACGCCCATTATTTAAGCTTCAAAGAAAAGTTAGTTAATAACCACTGGGACACTATTTTTACTGGTTGTTATGCTGATTATTTACTGAAAGGTTTAGGTATCAATAAAAAGCACACTCAGTTTCTTGGTAAGCCAATTCCGTTATATGTTCGTGCGCCAATGACAAGTCACTTTTATCAACCTCATTTTACACTGAATGACAATTGGCAACCGCAGTTAAATGCTTCACTGAATCAATACTATGAGTTTGAACAGACGACTGTCGATAAACTTGAAAATAAACGCATTAGCCCTCTTTACAAAGAAGCGGATGCTATGGGTCGACTTTACCTCATGCGCTGCACTGCTTGGGAATCTATATTTTGTGACAATGAAATTATCGACCTGTATTGCAAAATGCCTGCTGATATTAAACTCAATTACCGAACGTTTGCTGAGGCTGTACAAAGCATAGTTCCTGAAAAAGCAAAAAAGGTGATTAACAATAATCATGGCGGTCGTTTAGACGCATCGGAATTCGGTATTAAGTGTCGCTATTTACTGCGTCGATTTAAAAGCAAAGTGCTACGAAAGTTACGCCCCAAGACAACCTCTATAGCCACTCAGGCTTCTTGGCCAAACTTTGTTTCTTACATTCAACATAGCGCAGAGTTTAAACATCATTGGCAGTCTGTGTCGCCCCAAGCACAAACGCTGATAAAATCTATGTTGGCGCACGATCCTTGGCTTAAGCCTTTGCATGAATGGAACGACGATAACAACGATTTAATTTTAAGGGCATTAACCATTGGTTTATGGCTTGATTTAACGGCTAACACTCATCAATACCTGCAAAATTAA